In the genome of Streptomyces sp. NBC_00259, the window CCGTGATGGTCTGGCCGTCGCGCGGGAAGCTGCCGGGCGGTACGGAGGTGGTGTCCTGGCCGCCGAGGGTGATGCCGGCCTCCTCGACGGCCTGCTGTGCGGTGGCCGCGTTCGTACGGATGGTGTGTTCACGGCCGTCGGCCATGAAGGTCACCTTCCGCTCGGTCCTGACGTCGAGGTCCAGGCCCTTGCGGGAGATCGACAGGGAGCGGGAGGCGGACAGGTGCGCGCCCTCCGCGCGCACCCCGACCTGGTGCAGCGCGTCCGCGACGGTGCGTGCGGTGGTCCACACCTGGCGGCGGTGGCCGTCGATGGTGAGGGTGACGGGGCGGCCGAAGCGGACGACGACCTCGTCGCCGTCGTCGAGGTCGGCGTCCGGTGCGGGGGCGACGATGTCGTGCTCGCCGACGGCAAGGCCCTCGTCGGCGAGCAGTTCGCCCACGTCGTCGGCGAAGGTGTGCAGCGTGCGGGGTACGCCGTCGACGCTGAGGCGGACGCCCTTGTCGGCGGCGACGAAGGCGGTGGTGCCGCCCGCGAGGAAGGCGACGACGAGGGCCTGGGGGATGAGGCGGCGCAGGCTGTCGGGGCGGCTGCGGGAGAGCGGGCCCGTCCTGCGGCGGCGGGCTGCGCGACGGGCCTCGGCGCGGCCGCCGGCCGGTGGTGATGCCGGGGCGGCGGGTACCGCCGGATCATGGGCGCCTGTGCCGGGGCCGCCGGCAGGGCCGGCTTCCGGTCCGGCGGCGAGACCGGCCTCGCGTCGGGCGTCGGCGCCGGCTTCCGGTCCGCCATGAGGGCCGGCTTCCGATCCTGCATCAGGGCCGGCTTCCGGTCCGGTGTCGCGTCCGGGCCCGGGACCCGGTCCGGTGTCGCGTCCCCGCCCGGTACTCGGTCCGCGCCCTGGACCAGGGCCGGTTCTCGGTCCGGTGCCTGGTCCGGGCCCCGGCCCGGGCAGGAACGCCGCCACGGTCGGCGCGTAGGGCGACACGTCCGAGTCCCGCGCCCGGGCCGGAGCCCTGACCGGGCCCGGCGGCACAGGCGGCGGAGGAGGCTCCATGAGCCTGGCGGCGCGACGACCGCCGCGCGCTGCACGGTGACTGCCCTGCGAAGTGCTCACGAGGCCGGGACCCTAGCGGGTCACCGTCACTCTCCAAAGCAGGACGGCTACTCGGTGTCATCCGGTGTCGCGCCGCCGGAACCCGTCAGCCCCCTCCAAAAGGTGACGAATTGTTATCTTTCAGTAATCAAACGCACGGGCCGTGTTGGCCGCGATCGCCTCCGACATGGCGTCCTCGTCGATCCCCCGTACCGCGGCCATCGCACGGACCGTGATCGGAACGAGATACGGCGCGTTGGGCCGTCCGCGGTACGGCGCGGGCGTCAGGAAGGGCGCGTCGGTCTCCACGAGGACGAGTCCCAGCGGGGCGACGGCGAGCGCGTCGCGCAGCGGCTGGGCGTTCTTGAAGGTCACATTGCCCGCGAACGACATGAAGTACCCGGCGTCCGCGCAGATCCTGGCCATGTCCGCGTCGCCGGAGTAGCAGTGGAACACCGTGCGCTCGGGGGCGCCTTCCTCGGCGAGGATGCGCAGCACGTCGGCGTGCGCGTCACGGTCGTGGATGACGAGCGCCTTGCCGTGCCGCTTGGCGATCTCGATATGGGCGCGGAAGGAGCGCTCCTGGGCGGCGATGCCTTCCGGGCCCGTACGGAAGTGGTCGAGCCCCGTCTCGCCGACGGCTCGTACGGGGTCGAGTCCGGCCAGCCGGTCGATCTCGGCGAGGGCCTCGTCGAGGGCGGCGTCGCCGCCGGCTTCCCGTGTGCCCTGCCGTGACCAGCCGTCGGGGTCGCCGTGGACGATCCGCGGGGCCTCGTTGGGGTGCAGGGCGACGGCCGCCCAGACGTTCTCGTGCGCGGCGGCCGTCTCGGCCGCCCAGCGGGAGCCCTTGATGTCGCATCCCACCTGGACGACGGTCGTCACACCGACCGAGGCCGCCTTCCGCAGACCTTCCTCGACGGTGCCGCTCTGCATGTCCAGGTGGGTGTGCGAATCGGCGACCGGTACCCGCAGCGGGGCGGGCAGCGGCGGGGGCGTCTCGTCGGTCTTGGCGCTCATGACCACGATCGTACGAGGACCGCGACGACGGCCTCGGACCCTCCTCGGACACCTCTGCCTCGGACCCCTCTGCCTCTGCCCCGGTCTCCGGCCCCTGGCCCCCGGCCCGCCTCACCCTTGGCCACGGACCGCGGCCACCGCCCTACCGGCGGCGGTGCAGACCGCGGAGCACGTCCCCGAGACCCCGGCGCCGCACCGCCGCCTCGGGCCCGGCGTCCTGGCGGTGCCTGGCGACCTTCGGCTCCGGCTCGGAGGACGGGACGGGCCCGGCTATGGCGAAGTTGGGGGGCGCGAAGTGCTGGCGGCGCAGGGTCTCGGCGACACCCGAGACCTGCCCGGCGCGCATGATGCGGACCTTCTGCTCGCCGCAGTTGAGGCAGGTGAGCCGGTTCAGCGGGGAGGGAACGAGCTGTCCCTGTGCGCGGTACATGCAGAACGGACGGCCGTCGCCGTCGATGTGGTGCTCGATGTCGTAGGTCTGCTCCCAGCCGTAGCCGCACCTCATGCAGGCGAAGGCGTAGGACTCCTGCACCGTCTCGGGTGCGGCGACCGGGATGGGTCGCGCGTCGCTCGGGGTGCCCGCTGTCTCACTCATGCCAGCTCCTCCTGGTCCACCGCCCCCAGCCGCGCCGGGGGTGTGTCCTTACAGTGGACGCCTGTTCCGGCGGGAGCGCATCAGACCTTCCAGGTCGTTGAGGAGGATTTGGCCGGCGCATTCCGGAAGGCTTGATCACGCGGTCCGAGCTTTGCTTTTCACGATAGACCTTTGCGATCCGAGGGGCCTGATCCTGCCGCGTTCTTTGCCGCGACGACCGCGTCGAACACCTCTCGTTTGGGTACGCCCGCGTCGGCCGCGACCGCCGCGATGGCTTCCTTGCGCCGCTCCCCCGCCTCCTCGCGCACCCGCACCCTGCGCACCAGCTCGTCCGCGTCCAGCTCGGCCGGCCCCGGCGCCGGGGCGCCCTCCACGACGACCGTGATCTCGCCGCGTACGCCCTCGGCCGCCCACGCGGCCAGTTCACCGAGGCCGCCGCGCTTCACTTCCTCGTACGTCTTCGTCAGCTCGCGGCAGACGGCGGCCCTGCGGTCCGCGCCGAACGCCTCGGCCATGGCCGCCAGGGTGTCGTCGAGACGGTGCGGCGCCTCGAAGTAGACGAGGGTGCGGCGTTCGCCGGCGACCTCACGGAGCCGGCCGAGACGCTCGCCCGCCTTGCGCGGCAGGAAGCCCTCGAAACAGAAGCGGTCCACCGGCAGCCCCGACAGTGCGAGCGCGGTCAGCACGGCGGACGGGCCGGGCACCGCCGTGACCTTGATGTCCTTCTCGACGGCCGCGGCGACCAGCCGGTAGCCGGGGTCGGAGACGGAGGGCATTCCGGCGTCGGTGACCAGCAGCACCCGCGCACCGCCCTCCAGCGCCTCCACCAGTTCCGGCGTACGGGCCGACTCGTTGCCCTCGAAGTACGACACGACCCGCCCGCGGGTGTGCACGCCGAGGGCCTGGGTGAGCCGGCGCAGCCGCCGGGTGTCCTCCGCGGCGACCACGTCGGCGGTCTCCAGTTCGGCCGCCAGGCGCGGCGGGGCGTCCGCCACATCGCCGATGGGCGTCCCTGCGAGTACGAGCGTTCCAGTCACCGATCCAGTCACAGAGCCATCCTCCCAGGGCGGGCCACACCCTTCGCACAGACGCGTTCCCTACGATGGCGCGGTGACCAGTACCGCCCCACGGGCCCTGCACGGTCAGGCCGCCGCCGAACAGCCGTCGTCCTGGCAGCAGCGCCTGCGCAGATTCGGCCATGTGCCCCGGCCCGACATCGGGCTGCGCGAGCGGCTGGTGCCGCCGTACACCCGGCCCTCCGACCGGCTGTGGTCGCTGCTCGGCGTGCCGCCGGGAGCGGCGCGCCGGGTGGAGCGGCTGACGGCGTGGGGCGGGCCGCTGCTGGTGGCGCTGGTGGCGGGGCTGCTGCGGCTGTGGCATCTGGGCCACCCCAAGGCGGTGATATTCGATGAGACGTACTACGCGAAGGACGCCTGGGCACTGATCAACCAGGGGTACGAGG includes:
- the rsmI gene encoding 16S rRNA (cytidine(1402)-2'-O)-methyltransferase, which codes for MTGTLVLAGTPIGDVADAPPRLAAELETADVVAAEDTRRLRRLTQALGVHTRGRVVSYFEGNESARTPELVEALEGGARVLLVTDAGMPSVSDPGYRLVAAAVEKDIKVTAVPGPSAVLTALALSGLPVDRFCFEGFLPRKAGERLGRLREVAGERRTLVYFEAPHRLDDTLAAMAEAFGADRRAAVCRELTKTYEEVKRGGLGELAAWAAEGVRGEITVVVEGAPAPGPAELDADELVRRVRVREEAGERRKEAIAAVAADAGVPKREVFDAVVAAKNAAGSGPSDRKGLS
- a CDS encoding ubiquitin-like domain-containing protein, which translates into the protein MEPPPPPVPPGPVRAPARARDSDVSPYAPTVAAFLPGPGPGPGTGPRTGPGPGRGPSTGRGRDTGPGPGPGRDTGPEAGPDAGSEAGPHGGPEAGADARREAGLAAGPEAGPAGGPGTGAHDPAVPAAPASPPAGGRAEARRAARRRRTGPLSRSRPDSLRRLIPQALVVAFLAGGTTAFVAADKGVRLSVDGVPRTLHTFADDVGELLADEGLAVGEHDIVAPAPDADLDDGDEVVVRFGRPVTLTIDGHRRQVWTTARTVADALHQVGVRAEGAHLSASRSLSISRKGLDLDVRTERKVTFMADGREHTIRTNAATAQQAVEEAGITLGGQDTTSVPPGSFPRDGQTITVMRITDTEQVREEPIPYTTVRTEDPALHIGTEVVEQQGRTGTRQVTYALRTVNGVRQKPRKVSEAVLRPPVTQRISVGTKPLPDSVAGADGLNWAALAQCESGGRPDAVDPSGTYGGLYQFDTRTWQSLGGSGRPQDAPAEEQTYRAKKLYLQRGASPWPHCGRRLYR
- a CDS encoding TatD family hydrolase produces the protein MSAKTDETPPPLPAPLRVPVADSHTHLDMQSGTVEEGLRKAASVGVTTVVQVGCDIKGSRWAAETAAAHENVWAAVALHPNEAPRIVHGDPDGWSRQGTREAGGDAALDEALAEIDRLAGLDPVRAVGETGLDHFRTGPEGIAAQERSFRAHIEIAKRHGKALVIHDRDAHADVLRILAEEGAPERTVFHCYSGDADMARICADAGYFMSFAGNVTFKNAQPLRDALAVAPLGLVLVETDAPFLTPAPYRGRPNAPYLVPITVRAMAAVRGIDEDAMSEAIAANTARAFDY